The sequence below is a genomic window from Aureispira sp. CCB-E.
CCAAGCGCAAGGTTGTGGCAGCTGTCATATTAGAAGCTGTACGACCTGGAACATTGTACAAAATAATTGGACAAGGAGCAACTGCTGCTATTGCCATAAAATGCTGATAAATTCCTTCTTGAGTAGGTTTATTATAAGCAGGGCTAGCCGATAAAATCCCATCAATTCCTTTAAAATGGTAGTTTTGAATACTTTTAATAACTGCCGCCGTGTTATTTCCTCCGAAGCCTGCAACAATCGCAACTCTACCAGCAGCAATTTTGACTGTAAAATCTAGTACAGCGTGCTTTTCCGTTTCGCTTAATGTCACCGACTCCCCTGTTGTTCCTAAGGACACTAAGAACTCTACCCCACCATCTATATTATGATTAATCAATCGCTCCAAACCATCGTAATCTACGACTCCGTTTTTGAAGGGAGTGACCAAAGCTACTCCTGTACCTGTAAATATTTTGCTCATAATTTAACTTAATGAATCTTTCTTAAATAAGTCTCCATCTGTTGAATGATGGCTCTTAAACTTTGACTTTTGCCATACACCATAAAATCATAAAAATCGGTCTTCTCTTCTCTATAATGCCCAATTCTAAATTTAGCTGCTGAAGCAGCTGAGATGTACTCCAAAGGTTGGCAATTGTTGATATGCAAAGCAATCAACAAATCAAATGGCTGTTGAATAAAATCTAGCACCTCTTGTTTTTTGGGCGTTTGACTCAAGCCCAAATCTTTGTTGCAAAAAACGGGAAATTTTTCGTCCTCACTAAGTTCCTTTACATCTTTGTATCCCATCACAGCTACCTGTTTTCGTTGTGTTTGCAACGCTCTTTTGAATGATAAAACGGTCTGTGTATCGGTCTCACTGCTAGCATCAAAAAGAATTCCTATATTTTTTGCCGTATCAAGATTGCAAGACGATCTTTGTCTATTTTGTTTGGCGCATTGTTTCAACTTTCGTTGATACAAATTTTCTTTTATTCCAGTTAACAAGCTCATATCGGGGGAATATTTAATGTAATTAATTGGTGTTGATCTTTTTATTATAGATTATCATCCATTAATAATTTAGTAATCTATCTACATTACTAAAACAAACAAAAGACAAGCATTAATTTATCAAATTTAGGACAAAAAAAATTAATGCTTGTTTAAAAATTTATTGTTAACAACTACTTTTTGTAAGTAACACGTCCCATTTGGCTATACTTTTCGATACGAGACTGCACCAATTCATCTTTAGTTAACTCACTCAAAGCAGTCAATTCTTTTTTAAGGTGACGCTTCAATATTTTTGCGGCTTCTTCTGGTTGTAGATGTGCTCCTCCAACAGGTTCTTTAATTATTCCATCAATGATACCAAATTCTAACGCATCTGCTCCTGTCAATTTTAGAGCTTCAGCAGCTTCTTTCTTGTGCTCTACATTGCGCCAAAGAATCGTAGAACAAGACTCTGGAGAAATAACTGTATACCATGTATTTTCCATCATAAAAGTACGATTTCCAACACCAATTCCCAAAGCACCTCCAGAAGCACCTTCTCCAATTACAACGCAAATAATTGGCACACGAAGTTTTGCCATTTCAAACAAGTTGCGAGCAATCGCCTCTGCTTGACCACGTTCCTCTGCCTCGATTCCAGGAAATGCACCTGGCGTATCAATCAAACAAATAACAGGTAAATCCAAGCGCTCTGCTGTTTTCATCAAACGCAATGCCTTGCGATATCCTTCTGGGTTTGGCATACCAAAATTACGATATTGACGCATCTTGATATCTTCTCCCTTTTGTTGACCAATAATCATAACACTATGTTTATCAATCTTGCCAATTCCCCCAACAATTGCTTTATCATCCTTGAAGCAACGATCTCCATGCATTTCTACAAAGCGAGAGCACATTTGTTCAATGTAAAATAAGGTATAAGGTCTTTTAGGATGTCTAGAAAGTTGTACTTTTTGCCACCCAGTTAAATTGTTGTATATGTTTTTTCGAGTGCTTACAATTTTCTTTTCTAATGCAGCAACAGCAGTATTTAATGCATCCACATCATGGTTCAAATCTGCAGTTTTCTTTAGTTCTGCTAGTTGTTCGTATAGTTCCTCAATTGGCTTTTCAAAATCTAGAAATAACATAGTTTGAAAGTTTTTTATAAAAGGATTAGTAAGTTTTTATAGATAAATTGGGCATATATAGGTTATCAACAAAATATTTAGTTTTCTTTCAGATAAGAGGTCACATCTATATCGACCAACCTCTAAATCAATGCGTCAGATCAATCTTTGTCCCAATAATTTTACCTCAAGGATTAAAATGATAAGACGTTTAAGACTCAAATCTACTACTATTTTTACAAATCCCAAATATTAGAAGGAGCTAGAACCATTTTTTTGACTTTTACCTTTCCTTCTATCAGGACTTCTAAGCTTCCACTATTAGGATGTTTTTTCCCTTGCCAATACTTGTGCGCACAGCTTGTAATTTTCTCATAACTCAATCCATCACAATGGAGCAAATCCATTTCAGCCAATAAAGGTACACCTTCATCAATCTCTACTTCATAGACATAACTCTTGTAGGCATAAAATGTTCTAGCGATTGCCAAATCGGCAAATAAAAAAGTACAATTCAACCTAGATGGTAGGCTAGCATAATGATGTACGCGAATTGCTTCAAATATTTCTTCTTTAATATAAGTAGCGTATTCTTTTTCTATTGAATCATGTCTGCGAATTCGCTCTCCGTAAACACCTAAAGTAAGAATAGTTCCCTCTCTAAGTTTTCGATGAGATACGTGGTAATAATTCATATACGCCAATTTTATTTTTTAGCTTTTGTGCTTGTCATAATAATAGTCTACTAAAAAGTAAGCAGATTGATTGAATAAACAAGTTAGAGAAAATACTTTAAGTAGATAGCATTAACTTTCATAAAAATAATCGTTTAGAATAAAAAGCAGAAAAGTTCCTTTTAGCCAATGCTAAAGAAACTTTTCTAGAATTTTATTTATCAAATTTACCAATAACCATTCTACTCCTTTTGTTTCTTCTTTTTAACCTTAGAAGAATCCCAAATCGTGTAGCCTAAGTATATCGTGCTACCTATGTGTTTGAAATAAATCGTTTCATTTTTACTTGAAAAGGTATGTTGCTCAAAATCATTCAAACCTAAGTGAAATCTAGCTCCTAAACTAAATCTTTTGTATTTTCCTTCAATGCCAAACAAAAGTCCTATATAGGGTCTTGTTTGTCCTTTTTTTGCAGCATTTATCACACTTCCTACATTTGCTAAACTTAGCCCAAATTCAGAACCGCCTTCTATGACTAAAGATATTTCTTTAGAAAAGTTTTTTTTGTAACCCAATAGAACAGGTATGGTTAAATACATAAAAACATTTTCAAAGCCTTTAAAAAAATAATCATTAGCCCCCAAAGAAAGTAAAGAAAAGCCTGTTGACAACCTAAATAAATTATAGGTATACTCATATTTTACATTTATATTGAGTGTATAAAATGGCGTAAATTCATACAAATCAGCGTAATAAGAACTTGTATTTAATGCTGCTCTTGTCCCCACTTTATATAAAGTAGAAACTGTCCATCCAGCAGTAGCAGAAATATTATGTTGTGCTGAAATAAAACTACTACTAAAAGTAAATAGTAATATTAAAATGATATTTTTCATTATTTTCTTTTATAAGTCATTAAAATCTACAGGACAACCGTCCCACACTATTTGCATCCTTAAAGAAGATATATTATCATTTACAGTAGTACAAAATAAGCCTCCAAAATGATCCGCTGTTAAATCATTCCAACAACGAGCAACATAACCATTATTCCAATCACTTTCATTAATTGTAGTAACAAGTTTTTTACAATTTCCTTGTGTAAAGAAACCATCTTTATAAACAGCAAAAGCCATTGCATCAGCACCTGGTTGAAAATTAAAACAATAAGAAGAAATACAATCTTCCCAAGATTGATTACTTTGTCTGTAATTCCAGTCTAAGTTTGCAGCAGCATAAGTCCAGTTGCAATCCCATTCCCCATGTATCCAAAACCAAACATTGGGTTCTGTTTCTAGATTAAACATTTCCCCATTTTGGATTGCGTCCTCCCATAGTCGCCAAGAGTTGTTGTTTCTACTTGCACTTCTACCTTCTCCCAATTTTCCCATAAAAGCTTCGACATCTCTAGGCGGTGTTCCTACAATTTTAAATTCGTTATAAATAGCATCTATTGCTGCTTTCGTTTCTGCATAGATTTGAGGATCATTGTAATTTATATCTACCCCATACCGTGCAATTAGTTGGTCTCTTAATAAGTTGGTGGCGTGCCCAACTTGGAACTGTCGCCCTACTTTTTCATCTATATGTTCCTCATAATATTTATAACCTTCCATTTCGGAATTGAATAAATGTATCTTCTTCTCTCTACCTGAAAACGAAAAGGCAACAACATCTGATTGCTCTGCTACTAAACTTTCTAACAAGGCACTTTCTTCATTTGGTATAAAGTGCTCCTCTTTGCCGAACAAGATTTTGTATTCTTTCTGGTTGTATACAAAAGTTCTTTCAATGGTGTTTTGGGAAATTTGATTTTGGGTTTCTTCTGCTTCTTTTTGTTTAGAGCAGGAAATAACAAGGGAAAATAGTAACATCAAAGCTACCATTAGAATGGAGTGTTTCATAATAATGTAGATTATTAATTTAAAACTTTTATTTCAACAAATATAAATAAAGATTATAAAAAACTTCCTAAAAGACAAAAAAATAAACAAAACCCAATAAAAATGAAACAATTGATTAAAAAACAAAATCCATAATTCTCAATTATAAAAAAACAAAGGTTACCTTTTCATAAACAGATACATTAACAATAAAATAGATTTTAAAGAGGTAAGAATAAAAATATTTTTAACATTTCATTAACATTTTTCTTATTAACGAATCTTAACAATTCCACGTACTTAATAATATAACTATCTATCTATCACAAGTAATTCACTAGGGCTTCCTTGTTGTATCAATCATCACACAAACTAATACACTCCTAGTTACCTACTTAAATGAATCACAGAAATTGTTTAAAAATAAACTCAATACACATTCCTAACTTGAGTTCTGCTTATTCTTAAACAAGTTCACTAAAATCAATTGTTATGAGAATATTGAATACAATTGCTTTGTTTGTTTTTTTTACTACAATCAACCCAATTTATAGTCAAAACAAGCTAGATAACGGCAAAAAAACAGGTTACTGGGAACTAAAAGATGCACAAGGACTCGTTTATGCAGAAGGCGAATACATCAATGATACCAGAAGCGGTCCTTGGAAATTTTATGTATCCCAATATAGCCGTAAAAACCACCAACCTGATGTTCAGGGTAGCTACAATACAAATGGTATTAAACAAGGCGAATGGATTTATACTAACTTCCATACCGATATCAGTGTTCGTGCCAATTTTGTCAACGACCTAATGCAAGGAGAATGCCTCTACTATGATAAAAACAATAGTATTTTAGCCCGAGGTTTGATGGTGGATGGAATTCGTCATGGCAAATGGATTCTTTATGATGAAAATAATCCGACTGGTGCCTATCACGCAAATGGACTGAAACTAAACAAGGTTATGTCAGAAGGCTTTTATGAAAATGGCGTTCGAATTGGTACTTGGGCTTATGATTATTTCTTAGATGTTAATACTCATGTCAAAGGAAGTTTGAACTTTGAAAACGGCACCAATTCTGGTCGTTTGGACTTTTATAAAATAGAGCAACATCCTACTTTTGGTGTTAGTGAAACGCTGGCAGGTAGTGGTGCTTACTCTAATGGCAAAAAGGTGGGTCGTTGGATAGAATTCAACTACGGTACTAAAGGTGATTTTATCGAAACAGGTAATTACAACGAACAAGGGCAACGTACTGGTCTTTGGAAAATTAGAATTGCCAACCAAACTTATTTAGCAGGTTCTTATAACAATGGCGTTCCACATGGTCGATTCAATCATTATTATGACAATGGTCAGCTTAAATATGCGTCTACTTATAACAATGGCTTGGAAGAAGGTGAATTTAAGCGTTATTACAAAAATGGACAATTGCAAGAACAAGGCACCCATGTTATCATTACTGATGAAACCACTAGAGATACGACTTTCTTTAGCCTAAAACTTCCTTATGAACACCATTTCTTATTGGTGGAAGAAGACTTTGCCAGCATGCATTATGAATATATTACTTGGCTGAACGAACCTGGATATTCTATTGCTCCGAGCGAACTAAACCGACGTTTCAACTTGTATCGCACGTACGGATTGGAAGCACAACCAAGAATTGCCAACATCACAGTCAAAGATAGGAAAACGGTTCGTGAAGGAGATTACTTAGCATTTTATGAAGATGGAGGGCTTAAACTAAAA
It includes:
- the dapA gene encoding 4-hydroxy-tetrahydrodipicolinate synthase translates to MSKIFTGTGVALVTPFKNGVVDYDGLERLINHNIDGGVEFLVSLGTTGESVTLSETEKHAVLDFTVKIAAGRVAIVAGFGGNNTAAVIKSIQNYHFKGIDGILSASPAYNKPTQEGIYQHFMAIAAVAPCPIILYNVPGRTASNMTAATTLRLANASDKFVAIKEASGNLAQCMEIVNGAKPANFSVLSGDDNLTLPMLACGMDGLISVIGNAYPQGYSDMVRAGLAGDFLKARNLHYSFMQLVDLLFVDGNPAGIKYVLHQLGICEEELRLPLVPATPTTKESIDSIITKLKELVLV
- a CDS encoding DUF6913 domain-containing protein; this translates as MSLLTGIKENLYQRKLKQCAKQNRQRSSCNLDTAKNIGILFDASSETDTQTVLSFKRALQTQRKQVAVMGYKDVKELSEDEKFPVFCNKDLGLSQTPKKQEVLDFIQQPFDLLIALHINNCQPLEYISAASAAKFRIGHYREEKTDFYDFMVYGKSQSLRAIIQQMETYLRKIH
- a CDS encoding acetyl-CoA carboxylase carboxyltransferase subunit alpha, with translation MLFLDFEKPIEELYEQLAELKKTADLNHDVDALNTAVAALEKKIVSTRKNIYNNLTGWQKVQLSRHPKRPYTLFYIEQMCSRFVEMHGDRCFKDDKAIVGGIGKIDKHSVMIIGQQKGEDIKMRQYRNFGMPNPEGYRKALRLMKTAERLDLPVICLIDTPGAFPGIEAEERGQAEAIARNLFEMAKLRVPIICVVIGEGASGGALGIGVGNRTFMMENTWYTVISPESCSTILWRNVEHKKEAAEALKLTGADALEFGIIDGIIKEPVGGAHLQPEEAAKILKRHLKKELTALSELTKDELVQSRIEKYSQMGRVTYKK